A portion of the Clostridium gelidum genome contains these proteins:
- a CDS encoding alpha-galactosidase, with amino-acid sequence MTIVYDNVTKTFHLKTKRTSYILKVLESNHLSHLYWGKKISTNNLDYLIEENLWGSFLTNTDNIGTFQLEVIPQEYPGYGVTDLRSPAIELQFEDGSTTTDLRYDGYKIYKGKQSIKGLPSTYVENEEEAETLEIYLKDELKNIKVILTYNVFGDFDVITKSVKIINDSEENVNILRALSANVDFKEDDFDFIHLSGAWARERHIVRTSLRSGMQSIESRRGASSHGQNPFMALARKGSNEQNGDVYGFSLVYSGNFLAGVEVDMYSKSRAQIGINPFNFKWLLEKGEKFQTPEAVLVYSPNGLTGMSHIYNNLYAKRLCRGKYRDKARPILINNWEATYFDFNETNIKEIAKEASNLGIELFVLDDGWFGKRDDDTTSLGDWFVNEKKIKGGLGKLSKEINDMGLQFGLWFEPEMVSPSSELYIKHPDWCIHVPERNRSTARDQLILDLSREEVCDYIIESVSNVLDNASISYVKWDMNRNMSEIGSLGLPPKRQKETAHRYMLGLYRILEEITTKFPDILFESCSGGGGRFDPGMLYYMPQTWTSDDTDAIERLKIQFGTSLVYPSASMGCHVSAVPNHQVGRITPLETRGIVAMAGNFGYELDITKLTEEEKDAIKEQVKLYKEIRETVQFGDTFRLLSPFESNEVAWMNISKDKCEIVVSYVKQYAEPNKWNKPLKLIGLEEDVKYKIVDEDMIFGGDELMNIGLIIPELKGDYAAKQWILRKYTHI; translated from the coding sequence ATGACTATTGTTTATGATAATGTTACAAAAACATTTCATCTTAAAACTAAAAGAACAAGTTATATACTAAAGGTATTAGAAAGTAATCATTTATCTCATTTATATTGGGGAAAAAAGATAAGTACCAACAATTTAGATTATCTTATAGAAGAGAATTTATGGGGAAGTTTTCTTACCAATACAGATAATATAGGAACATTTCAGTTAGAAGTAATACCACAAGAATATCCAGGGTACGGTGTAACTGACTTACGTTCACCAGCAATTGAACTTCAGTTTGAAGATGGTAGTACAACTACTGACCTAAGATATGATGGATATAAGATTTATAAAGGAAAACAGTCTATTAAGGGATTACCATCCACATATGTTGAAAATGAAGAAGAGGCAGAAACGTTAGAAATATATTTAAAAGATGAATTGAAAAATATAAAAGTAATTTTAACATATAATGTGTTTGGAGATTTTGATGTTATAACAAAATCAGTTAAGATAATAAATGACAGTGAAGAAAATGTAAATATATTAAGAGCCTTAAGTGCTAATGTAGATTTTAAGGAAGATGACTTCGATTTTATACATTTATCTGGTGCATGGGCGAGAGAAAGACATATTGTTAGAACAAGCCTTAGATCTGGGATGCAATCAATAGAAAGCAGAAGAGGGGCAAGTAGTCATGGTCAAAATCCTTTTATGGCCCTGGCAAGAAAAGGCTCAAATGAACAAAATGGCGATGTTTATGGATTTAGTTTAGTTTATAGTGGAAACTTTTTAGCTGGTGTTGAAGTTGATATGTATAGTAAGTCAAGAGCCCAAATTGGAATAAATCCATTTAATTTTAAGTGGTTATTAGAAAAAGGAGAAAAATTCCAAACTCCAGAAGCAGTATTAGTATATTCACCTAATGGATTAACAGGGATGTCTCACATTTATAATAATTTATATGCAAAGCGTTTATGTAGGGGGAAATATAGAGATAAGGCACGCCCAATACTTATAAACAATTGGGAAGCAACGTACTTTGATTTCAATGAAACTAATATAAAAGAAATTGCAAAAGAAGCAAGTAACTTAGGAATAGAGCTTTTTGTTCTTGATGATGGATGGTTTGGCAAGAGAGATGATGATACAACATCACTTGGAGATTGGTTTGTAAATGAAAAAAAAATAAAAGGTGGACTTGGAAAATTATCTAAAGAAATAAATGATATGGGATTACAATTTGGTCTTTGGTTTGAACCAGAAATGGTATCTCCAAGTAGTGAGTTATATATAAAACATCCAGATTGGTGTATACATGTACCAGAAAGAAATAGATCAACAGCAAGAGATCAACTTATTCTAGATTTATCAAGAGAAGAAGTATGTGATTATATAATAGAATCAGTTAGTAATGTTTTAGACAATGCTTCAATTTCATATGTTAAATGGGATATGAATAGAAATATGAGTGAAATAGGTTCACTTGGATTACCACCTAAAAGACAAAAAGAAACAGCTCATAGGTATATGTTAGGTCTATATAGGATTTTAGAAGAGATAACAACAAAGTTCCCTGATATATTATTTGAAAGCTGCTCTGGTGGTGGTGGAAGATTTGATCCAGGAATGCTTTATTATATGCCACAAACATGGACAAGTGATGATACAGATGCCATAGAAAGATTAAAAATCCAATTTGGAACATCTTTAGTTTATCCAAGTGCATCTATGGGATGTCATGTATCAGCAGTACCAAATCACCAAGTAGGTAGAATTACGCCTCTTGAGACAAGAGGAATAGTTGCCATGGCCGGGAATTTTGGATATGAACTTGATATTACAAAATTAACAGAAGAAGAAAAAGATGCAATAAAAGAGCAAGTTAAGTTATACAAAGAAATAAGAGAAACAGTTCAATTTGGCGATACTTTTAGATTATTAAGTCCATTTGAAAGTAATGAAGTTGCATGGATGAATATTTCTAAGGATAAATGTGAAATTGTTGTAAGTTACGTTAAACAATATGCAGAACCAAACAAATGGAATAAACCATTAAAATTAATAGGACTGGAAGAAGATGTTAAGTACAAAATAGTTGATGAAGATATGATTTTTGGCGGAGATGAATTAATGAATATTGGATTAATAATACCTGAACTTAAAGGTGACTATGCAGCTAAGCAATGGATATTAAGAAAATATACACATATATAA
- a CDS encoding ABC transporter substrate-binding protein yields the protein MKKSIKRLISVIVATTAIGTMLTGCGGSKSSTESSKGDVTLTYSIWDKNQKPGMEAMAAAFHEKNPNITVNVEVTPWDQYWTKLDAGASSGTLPDVFWMHSSNFMKYANGEALMDITDKIKNSKDLSMDNFPKDLVELYASKGKNYAMPKDYDTIALWYNKTMFDAKGIPYPDGTWDWNKLVEVAQKLNDPANGVYGFLSPVDSQQNYYDLIFQNGGEVLSADKKKSGYDKAETKQAMQFAADFSQKYKVSPTIQQFADTSRDQYFESGKGAMAFFGSWMVSEFKSNEYVAKNCDVAVLPTGKQKATMFNGLGNAISAKTKNADAAWKFVEYMGTKEANDIQAKSGAAIPAFKGTEQAWVDGNKQFNVKVYPQMLEYAHIFPNSETRSKWDAKETEIFSKVWAGSISVEDGCNQMAKEMNDLLATEK from the coding sequence ATGAAAAAAAGTATTAAAAGATTAATAAGCGTTATTGTAGCAACTACAGCTATAGGAACTATGTTAACTGGATGTGGTGGAAGTAAGTCGAGCACTGAAAGTTCAAAAGGAGATGTTACCTTAACATATTCAATTTGGGATAAAAACCAAAAACCAGGTATGGAAGCAATGGCAGCAGCATTCCATGAAAAGAATCCAAATATTACAGTAAATGTTGAAGTAACACCATGGGATCAATATTGGACAAAATTAGATGCAGGAGCTTCAAGTGGAACTCTTCCAGATGTATTTTGGATGCATTCATCTAATTTCATGAAATATGCTAATGGTGAGGCATTAATGGATATTACTGATAAAATAAAGAATAGTAAAGATTTGAGCATGGATAATTTTCCAAAGGATCTTGTAGAGTTATATGCTTCAAAAGGAAAGAATTATGCTATGCCAAAAGATTATGACACTATAGCTTTATGGTATAACAAGACTATGTTTGATGCAAAAGGTATCCCATATCCAGATGGAACATGGGATTGGAATAAGTTAGTAGAAGTTGCTCAAAAGTTAAATGATCCAGCTAACGGAGTATACGGATTCTTATCTCCTGTAGATTCTCAACAAAATTATTATGATTTAATTTTTCAAAATGGAGGAGAGGTTTTATCTGCAGATAAGAAAAAATCAGGTTATGATAAGGCAGAAACAAAACAAGCTATGCAGTTTGCAGCTGATTTTAGTCAAAAATATAAGGTTTCTCCAACTATACAACAATTTGCGGATACAAGCCGTGATCAATACTTTGAATCAGGAAAAGGTGCTATGGCATTCTTTGGATCATGGATGGTAAGTGAATTCAAATCAAATGAGTATGTAGCAAAAAATTGTGATGTAGCTGTTCTTCCTACTGGAAAGCAAAAAGCAACAATGTTTAATGGATTAGGAAATGCTATTTCAGCAAAGACTAAAAATGCAGATGCAGCTTGGAAGTTTGTAGAGTATATGGGAACTAAGGAAGCAAATGATATTCAAGCAAAAAGTGGAGCAGCAATTCCAGCATTTAAAGGAACAGAGCAAGCTTGGGTTGATGGCAATAAACAATTTAATGTAAAAGTATATCCTCAAATGTTAGAATATGCTCATATATTCCCAAATTCAGAAACAAGATCAAAATGGGATGCAAAAGAAACAGAAATATTCTCTAAAGTGTGGGCAGGAAGTATTTCAGTAGAAGATGGATGTAATCAAATGGCTAAGGAAATGAATGATCTTTTAGCTACTGAAAAATAG
- a CDS encoding AraC family transcriptional regulator, with product MQNKIEFTSQNKLSGALTIYYGGSEICSSSHSFGPAIRPHYLLHYVLNGKGSYYVNNKCYKLQKGEGFLICPGESTYYKADIEDPWEYCWISFDGYEASNILKKCGLSKDNLIFKDYSGGNFKENLLSLIHNNEDNNSNEFALLGQLYLCFSSIYDQINLKEKNICESYFDKALDYIYNNFSYDIKISDIAKCVRIDRTYLYKLFIQELKISPQKYLISFRLSVAVNLLETTKLNITEISYSCGFKDTPTFYKHFKKQFNITPVQYRKSNTNYIKLP from the coding sequence ATGCAAAATAAGATAGAATTTACTTCGCAAAATAAATTAAGTGGTGCATTAACTATATATTATGGTGGTTCAGAAATATGTTCATCTTCTCATTCTTTTGGTCCTGCCATTCGTCCTCACTATTTGTTACACTATGTTCTAAATGGAAAAGGAAGCTATTATGTGAATAATAAATGCTATAAATTACAAAAAGGAGAGGGTTTTCTAATTTGTCCTGGAGAATCTACTTATTATAAAGCAGATATAGAAGATCCATGGGAGTATTGTTGGATTAGCTTTGATGGATATGAAGCTAGTAATATTCTGAAAAAATGTGGTTTATCAAAAGATAATTTGATTTTTAAAGATTATAGTGGAGGAAATTTTAAAGAGAATTTGCTTTCTTTGATTCATAATAATGAAGATAATAATAGCAATGAATTTGCTTTACTTGGGCAATTGTATTTATGTTTTTCTAGTATATATGATCAAATTAATTTAAAAGAAAAAAACATATGTGAATCTTATTTTGATAAAGCACTTGATTATATTTATAATAATTTTAGTTATGATATTAAGATAAGTGATATAGCCAAATGTGTTAGAATTGATAGAACTTATTTATATAAATTATTTATACAAGAACTTAAAATTTCTCCGCAGAAATATCTTATTTCTTTTCGCTTAAGTGTTGCTGTAAATTTATTAGAAACTACCAAATTGAATATAACAGAAATCTCTTATTCCTGTGGATTTAAAGACACACCTACTTTTTATAAGCACTTTAAAAAACAATTCAATATTACACCTGTCCAGTATAGAAAAAGTAATACTAATTACATTAAATTACCTTAG
- a CDS encoding alpha-galactosidase: MKIVYDSVQKTFHLQNKNISYVMKIIKDGYLVNVYFGKKINKYNESNSIAYYDRGFSPNPDPLDRTFSLDTIPSEYPAYGNGDFRVPAFQVEQKNGSRVTDLRYKSHNIYDGKKKLQGLPSTYVEDEAEAKTLEIVMEDKLIGLTVTLMYTIYIDFDVIARSVSLKNNGEEELNITRAMSASIDYRESNFELITLYGAHINEKNIARRKLVPGIQMVESCRGASSPEQAPFLALVRSDTSEDSGEVYSFNFVYSGNFTAQVQVDQFSNTRVIMGINPSDFSWLLQKGEEFQTPEVIMTYSSDGLNGMSRTYHKLYSTRLCRGTFRDKERPILINNWEATYFDFNADKIKEIAKSGKELGLELFVLDDGWFGTRDDDQSSLGDWIVDKNKLPNGLDDLVNDITNLGMQFGIWFEPEMISEDSDLYRNHPDWALHVPNRMCTVGRSQLVLDLSRKEVCDYIIDAVSNILSNSKITYVKWDMNRHMTDIWSEASEPKRQKETAHRYILGLYYILEALTTKFKHVLFEGCSSGGGRFDAGMIYYMPQTWTSDNSDAVCRLKIQYGTSLVYPPITMGAHVSTVPNHQVGRITPLETRAHVAMSGNFGYELNLMNISQEEKEMMKEQIALYKKIRHIIQFGDFYRILSPFDTNEAAWNFVSNDKTEFVGMYFKILSEPGSSIRTLKFKGLNPDCYYENLETKKVFGGDELMNVGITVNIVVKDFISKLWRFKKTSRME; the protein is encoded by the coding sequence ATGAAAATCGTTTATGATTCCGTGCAAAAAACCTTCCATTTACAAAATAAAAACATTAGTTATGTAATGAAAATCATTAAAGATGGATATTTAGTTAATGTTTATTTTGGTAAGAAAATTAATAAATATAATGAAAGTAATTCAATTGCTTATTATGATAGAGGGTTTTCACCAAATCCAGATCCATTAGATAGAACCTTTTCATTAGATACTATCCCATCGGAGTATCCTGCTTATGGCAATGGAGATTTTAGGGTACCAGCATTTCAGGTAGAGCAAAAGAACGGTTCTAGAGTTACTGACCTTCGTTATAAGTCACATAATATATATGATGGAAAGAAGAAATTACAAGGACTTCCATCAACTTATGTAGAAGATGAAGCAGAAGCAAAAACTTTAGAAATTGTAATGGAAGACAAATTAATAGGGCTAACTGTAACTTTAATGTATACCATATATATAGATTTTGATGTAATAGCAAGATCAGTTTCCTTAAAAAATAATGGTGAGGAAGAATTAAATATTACAAGAGCTATGAGTGCGAGTATTGACTATAGAGAAAGTAATTTTGAACTAATAACTTTATATGGGGCTCATATTAATGAAAAAAATATAGCAAGGAGAAAGTTAGTACCTGGAATACAAATGGTTGAAAGCTGTAGAGGTGCAAGTAGTCCAGAGCAAGCACCATTTTTAGCTTTAGTAAGAAGTGACACTAGTGAAGATAGTGGAGAAGTCTACTCATTTAACTTTGTGTATAGTGGCAATTTTACAGCTCAAGTACAAGTTGATCAATTTTCAAATACTAGAGTAATAATGGGAATAAATCCTTCTGATTTTTCATGGTTGTTACAAAAAGGAGAAGAATTCCAAACACCAGAAGTTATTATGACATATTCATCTGATGGACTTAACGGAATGTCAAGAACGTACCACAAATTATACTCTACTAGATTATGTAGAGGAACTTTTAGAGATAAGGAACGTCCTATACTTATAAATAATTGGGAAGCAACGTATTTTGATTTTAATGCAGATAAGATTAAAGAAATAGCTAAAAGTGGAAAAGAGTTAGGATTAGAATTATTTGTATTAGATGATGGTTGGTTTGGCACACGAGATGATGATCAGTCTTCCCTTGGAGATTGGATTGTGGATAAAAATAAATTACCAAATGGATTAGATGATTTAGTTAATGATATAACAAATCTTGGAATGCAATTTGGGATATGGTTTGAACCAGAAATGATATCAGAAGATAGTGATTTATATAGAAATCATCCAGATTGGGCACTACATGTACCAAATCGTATGTGTACAGTGGGAAGAAGCCAGTTAGTACTAGATTTATCAAGGAAAGAAGTATGTGATTATATAATAGATGCGGTATCTAATATATTATCTAATTCAAAGATAACTTATGTAAAATGGGATATGAATAGACATATGACAGATATATGGTCTGAAGCTTCAGAGCCTAAACGTCAAAAGGAAACAGCTCATAGATATATCCTTGGACTTTATTATATATTAGAAGCGCTTACTACTAAATTTAAACATGTATTATTTGAAGGATGTTCCAGTGGAGGAGGGCGCTTTGATGCTGGAATGATTTATTATATGCCTCAGACTTGGACTAGTGATAATTCAGATGCAGTATGTAGGTTAAAGATTCAATATGGCACAAGTTTAGTTTATCCACCAATTACTATGGGAGCACATGTTTCTACAGTTCCTAATCATCAAGTAGGAAGAATAACACCTCTTGAAACAAGAGCTCATGTTGCTATGTCAGGGAACTTTGGCTATGAATTAAATTTAATGAATATTTCACAAGAAGAAAAAGAAATGATGAAAGAACAGATAGCATTATATAAAAAAATAAGGCATATAATACAATTTGGTGATTTTTATAGAATTTTAAGCCCGTTTGATACTAACGAAGCAGCATGGAATTTTGTATCTAATGATAAAACAGAGTTTGTAGGAATGTATTTCAAAATACTTTCAGAACCAGGTTCAAGCATCAGAACTCTAAAATTTAAGGGATTAAATCCAGATTGCTATTATGAAAATTTAGAAACTAAAAAAGTCTTTGGCGGTGATGAATTAATGAATGTAGGAATTACTGTAAATATAGTTGTAAAAGATTTTATTAGCAAACTATGGAGATTTAAAAAAACAAGTCGAATGGAATAA
- the melA gene encoding alpha-glucosidase/alpha-galactosidase, producing the protein MKITFMGAGSTVFARNVLGDCMCSEALCESEIALYDIDEERLKESEIILNAINKNINEERAKIKCFLGVENRKAALNDATFVVNAIQVGGYDPCTITDFEIPNKYGLKQTIADTMGIGGIMRALRTIPVMADFAKDMEEVCPDAFFLNYTNPMAMLTGFMQRFTKVKTIGLCHSVQVCSENLLKDLDMEDKLEGRKELIAGINHMGWLLEIYDKDGNDLYPEIRKRAALKNSGEEKHKDMVRYEYIKHLGYYCTESSEHNAEYNPFFIKSKYPELIEKFNIPLDEYPRRCIEQIEGWQKEKNEILQNGKITHERSHEYASYIMEAIITNIPYKIGGNVINTGLIDNLPADACVEVPCMVDAMGIHPTHVGKLPTQLAAMNINNISAQLLAIEAAVTKDRSKLYQAAMMDPHTAAELSIDDILKMCDEMIDAHGDYMMDFHK; encoded by the coding sequence ATGAAAATTACATTTATGGGAGCTGGAAGTACTGTATTTGCAAGGAATGTATTAGGAGATTGTATGTGCAGCGAAGCACTATGTGAAAGTGAAATTGCTCTTTATGATATTGATGAGGAGAGATTAAAAGAAAGTGAAATAATATTAAATGCAATCAACAAAAATATAAATGAAGAAAGAGCAAAAATCAAATGTTTCTTAGGTGTAGAAAATCGAAAAGCTGCTCTTAACGATGCAACATTTGTTGTTAATGCAATTCAAGTAGGAGGATATGATCCTTGTACAATTACTGATTTTGAAATTCCCAACAAATATGGTTTGAAACAAACAATTGCAGATACAATGGGAATTGGTGGAATTATGAGAGCTCTTAGAACAATTCCTGTTATGGCTGATTTCGCAAAAGATATGGAAGAAGTTTGTCCAGATGCATTTTTCTTAAATTATACAAATCCAATGGCTATGCTTACTGGATTTATGCAGCGTTTTACTAAAGTAAAAACAATTGGTCTTTGCCATAGTGTTCAAGTATGTTCCGAAAATTTATTAAAAGACTTAGACATGGAAGATAAATTAGAAGGAAGAAAAGAATTAATTGCTGGTATTAATCATATGGGATGGCTACTTGAAATATACGATAAAGATGGTAATGATCTATATCCTGAAATTAGAAAAAGAGCAGCATTAAAAAATTCTGGAGAAGAAAAGCATAAGGACATGGTACGTTATGAATATATTAAGCATCTTGGATATTACTGTACTGAGTCAAGTGAACATAATGCAGAATATAATCCATTCTTTATTAAATCAAAATATCCAGAATTAATTGAGAAATTCAATATTCCATTAGATGAATATCCAAGAAGATGTATAGAACAAATTGAAGGCTGGCAAAAAGAAAAAAATGAAATATTACAAAATGGTAAAATCACACATGAACGTTCTCATGAATATGCTTCTTATATAATGGAAGCAATTATAACAAATATACCATATAAAATAGGTGGAAATGTTATAAATACAGGACTTATTGATAATTTGCCAGCTGATGCATGTGTAGAAGTTCCTTGCATGGTAGATGCTATGGGAATTCATCCAACTCATGTAGGTAAACTACCAACACAACTTGCAGCTATGAATATTAATAATATAAGTGCTCAATTATTAGCAATTGAAGCAGCAGTAACAAAAGATAGAAGTAAACTATATCAAGCTGCTATGATGGATCCACATACCGCTGCTGAATTATCTATTGATGATATTTTGAAAATGTGTGATGAAATGATAGACGCACATGGGGATTACATGATGGACTTCCATAAATAA
- a CDS encoding carbohydrate ABC transporter permease, which yields MKERLKSSNIIIHTILIIGAVGMLIPFIWMIITSLKSLTESTMVPPTIIPQSIKWSNYKEVWNILPFGTFYLNTALMLLFRILGSVFFSAMAAYAFARIKFPGKNFFFMIILIQMMIPSQLFIIPQYNLVAKLGLLNTISALVVPGIVSAFGTFLLRQFFIGIPNELEEAAILDGCNRWQIFWKIMMPLTKSGLVALGIFTSLFAWKDLMWPLIVNSSIDKMPLASGLASLQGQYSTNFPQLMAGSMIAIWPMLLLFIIFQKQFIEGIASTGSKS from the coding sequence ATGAAAGAAAGATTAAAATCAAGTAATATTATTATTCATACTATATTAATAATAGGAGCTGTAGGTATGTTGATTCCATTTATATGGATGATAATAACTTCGTTAAAGAGTCTTACTGAATCAACAATGGTGCCTCCTACAATTATTCCTCAAAGTATAAAATGGAGTAATTATAAGGAAGTATGGAATATATTACCTTTTGGGACGTTTTACTTAAATACAGCATTAATGTTACTATTTAGAATTCTTGGTTCAGTATTTTTTAGTGCCATGGCAGCATATGCTTTTGCTAGAATAAAGTTTCCAGGCAAAAATTTCTTTTTTATGATAATACTTATTCAAATGATGATACCATCACAACTATTTATTATTCCACAGTATAATTTAGTTGCAAAACTAGGACTATTAAATACTATTTCAGCTTTAGTTGTACCTGGAATTGTAAGTGCCTTTGGTACATTCTTACTTAGACAATTTTTTATTGGAATACCTAATGAGCTTGAAGAAGCTGCAATATTAGATGGATGTAACAGATGGCAGATATTTTGGAAAATTATGATGCCTTTAACTAAATCAGGTTTAGTAGCACTTGGAATATTCACTTCATTATTTGCTTGGAAGGATTTAATGTGGCCGTTAATAGTAAATTCTTCAATAGATAAGATGCCTTTAGCATCAGGACTTGCATCATTACAAGGACAGTATTCAACAAACTTTCCTCAACTTATGGCAGGTTCAATGATAGCTATATGGCCAATGCTTTTATTATTTATAATATTTCAAAAGCAATTTATTGAAGGTATTGCGAGTACCGGATCAAAGAGTTAG
- a CDS encoding carbohydrate ABC transporter permease, translating into MSKKDLSDCRWAYAMIAPTILGLIILNIWPLIQTCYLSFNKTSGFGNNQWVGLDNYKRMFSDSAVIHAVINTLEYTAISVPVGVLLSLFIAVLLNAKIKGKTLYRTIYFLPMVSAPAAIAMVWRWLYSSDYGLFNYLLSLVGIKSVQWLNNPKIALFSIIIVGVWSTIGYNMVILLAGLQEIPKSFYEAADIDGAGPIRQFFAITFPLVSPTMFFVVVTTMIGSLQVFDLIFMMIDKTNIAMENTQSLVYLFYKNSFMLNDKGYGSAIVMLLLAIILIITVIQLRMQKKWVHYQ; encoded by the coding sequence ATGAGTAAGAAAGATTTAAGTGATTGTAGATGGGCTTATGCGATGATTGCACCTACTATATTAGGACTTATTATATTAAACATATGGCCATTAATACAAACTTGTTATTTAAGTTTTAATAAAACTAGTGGTTTTGGTAATAATCAGTGGGTAGGTCTAGATAACTACAAACGTATGTTTTCTGATTCAGCTGTAATACATGCAGTAATTAATACACTTGAATATACTGCAATTTCTGTTCCAGTAGGAGTACTTCTTTCTTTATTTATTGCGGTACTACTTAATGCAAAGATTAAAGGTAAGACTCTTTATCGTACAATTTATTTCTTACCTATGGTTTCAGCTCCAGCAGCTATAGCTATGGTTTGGAGATGGCTATATAGCTCAGATTATGGTTTATTTAATTATTTACTTTCATTAGTAGGTATCAAATCAGTACAATGGCTTAATAATCCTAAAATTGCTCTTTTTTCTATAATAATAGTAGGGGTATGGAGTACTATAGGTTATAATATGGTTATTTTACTTGCGGGACTTCAAGAAATACCAAAAAGTTTTTATGAAGCAGCTGATATTGATGGAGCTGGACCTATTAGACAATTTTTTGCTATTACATTTCCATTAGTATCTCCAACGATGTTCTTTGTTGTTGTTACTACTATGATAGGTTCATTGCAAGTATTTGATTTAATATTTATGATGATAGATAAAACCAATATTGCAATGGAAAATACTCAATCATTAGTATATTTATTCTACAAAAATTCCTTTATGCTTAATGATAAAGGTTATGGTTCTGCTATAGTTATGTTGCTATTAGCAATAATTTTAATAATTACTGTAATTCAACTTAGAATGCAGAAAAAATGGGTTCACTATCAATAG
- a CDS encoding YczE/YyaS/YitT family protein, which produces MNFNIKRYIIFIIGILVMTLGVSLTVKSEVGAGAYDSINFGLANLFKISVSIAIWVTSFIVVIIASILRRKFLKLTTFVTAIIVGISTDMWVMTIKNIVFNTIFEKVFAFSIGICLISIGIAIYIIPKLPANPTDDLMVALTEEKGISIMKAKLTIDTICIIIAFALKGPIGIGTIIATVLIGPLIDIINKLIRNIFPQYIE; this is translated from the coding sequence ATGAATTTTAATATAAAAAGATATATAATATTTATAATTGGAATATTAGTAATGACACTAGGTGTATCATTAACAGTTAAATCAGAAGTTGGAGCAGGGGCATATGATTCAATAAATTTTGGATTAGCAAATTTATTTAAAATAAGTGTTTCAATAGCTATATGGGTAACATCATTTATTGTTGTTATTATAGCATCAATACTACGAAGAAAGTTTCTGAAATTAACTACATTTGTAACTGCTATAATAGTAGGAATTTCTACTGATATGTGGGTAATGACGATTAAAAATATAGTCTTTAATACAATTTTTGAGAAGGTATTTGCTTTTTCCATTGGAATATGTTTAATTTCAATAGGGATTGCAATATATATTATTCCAAAGCTACCTGCAAATCCAACAGATGATTTAATGGTAGCACTTACAGAAGAAAAGGGTATAAGTATAATGAAAGCAAAATTAACAATAGATACAATATGTATTATAATTGCATTTGCTTTAAAAGGACCTATAGGCATTGGAACTATAATTGCAACAGTTTTAATAGGGCCATTGATAGATATAATAAATAAATTAATAAGAAATATATTTCCCCAATATATTGAATAA